A section of the Oreochromis aureus strain Israel breed Guangdong linkage group 22, ZZ_aureus, whole genome shotgun sequence genome encodes:
- the LOC116317238 gene encoding tumor necrosis factor receptor superfamily member 6B-like, whose protein sequence is MMMLSVLPVVLLSLHAAQVDSVDMTFVSRDPITGSPVSCDRCPPGTYLRSRCSSEKKSDCAKCPQGSFTEVWNHIGRCLRCGVCSHNQVVKTPCTADRDCQCQCKPGYYYKPQYDMCFPHSACPSGQGVRAKGTPDEDTVCQTCSDGTFSEVSSAHHNCTEHKSCSGAGLQLALRGSSWHNNVCANCEDLKDGADYLREILPAFFVHHNINIKRLRRIVHKLPSQDAKRQGRSTELNSSELHQQLNAWIASATAEQIRKLPSVLTNAGASSAGERLDQKLQRIDSQLKTECRRNEVEVVDA, encoded by the exons ATG ATGATGTTATCGGTCCTCCCAGTGGTGCTGCTCTCACTGCACGCCGCTCAAGTCGACAGCGTGGACATGACCTTTGTAAGCAGAGACCCCATCACCGGGTCGCCGGTGAGCTGTGACCGCTGTCCCCCTGGGACATACCTGCGGTCTCGGTGCTCATCCGAGAAGAAGAGCGACTGCGCAAAGTGTCCGCAGGGCTCCTTCACTGAGGTGTGGAACCACATCGGGAGGTGCCTGCGCTGCGGAGTCTGCAGTCACAATCAGGTGGTGAAGACCCCGTGCACAGCGGACAGAGACTGCCAGTGCCAGTGCAAACCGGGGTACTACTACAAGCCGCAGTACGATATGTGCTTCCCACACAGCGCGTGTCCATCCGGACAAGGAGTGCGGGCAAAAG GTACACCTGATGAGGACACCGTGTGCCAGACTTGCTCTGACGGCACCTTCTCCGAGGTTTCCTCTGCTCATCACAACTGCACAGAGCACAAGAGCTGCAGTGGTGCAGGACTGCAGCTGGCACTGAGGGGCTCCTCCTGGCACAACAATGTGTGTGCAAACTGCGAAGATCTCAAAG ATGGCGCTGACTACCTCAGAGAAATCCTCCCAGCTTTTTTTGTGCaccataatataaatatcaagCGGCTGCGTCGAATTGTGCACAAGCTCCCATCTCAGGATGCgaagagacagggaagaagcaCAGAGCTGAATTCCTCAGAGCTTCACCAACAGCTCAACGCCTGGATAGCATCCGCGACAGCAGAGCAAATTCGGAAGCTTCCGTCAGTACTGACGAACGCTGGAGCAAGCAGCGCTGGTGAGAGGTTAGACCAAAAGCTGCAAAGAATCGACAGTCAGCTGAAAACTGAGTGTAGACGGAATGAGGTGGAGGTGGTTGATGCGTAA